Proteins from one Desulfonema limicola genomic window:
- a CDS encoding type II toxin-antitoxin system Phd/YefM family antitoxin: MKHVTMHEINSNFLNILKIVQNGEDIVITGDQGQEKLAVILPYKKYSSKNKRVLGQLKGKATYKIKEDFKITDEELLSL, encoded by the coding sequence ATGAAACATGTAACAATGCATGAAATAAACAGCAATTTTCTGAACATTTTAAAAATAGTTCAAAACGGGGAAGACATAGTTATTACCGGAGATCAGGGACAGGAAAAACTGGCTGTTATCCTTCCTTATAAAAAATACAGCTCAAAAAATAAAAGAGTACTCGGTCAGTTAAAAGGAAAAGCGACGTATAAAATAAAAGAGGATTTTAAAATAACAGATGAGGAACTTCTTTCATTATGA
- a CDS encoding type II toxin-antitoxin system VapC family toxin: protein MKYLIDTHVLLWALFDDDRLTSRAESVIRNPDNDIYASTISYWEISLKYAVGKLELYGVTPEELLFHAKNTGIETINISENVVSTFYKLPRTAHKDPFDRLIIWQAINENITMISKDEKMPEYQKYGLKILWK, encoded by the coding sequence ATGAAATACCTGATTGATACTCATGTACTCCTGTGGGCTCTTTTTGATGATGATCGTCTGACCTCCAGGGCAGAATCTGTCATAAGAAATCCTGACAATGATATTTATGCAAGTACCATAAGCTATTGGGAAATATCGCTCAAATATGCTGTCGGAAAACTCGAACTTTACGGTGTAACCCCTGAAGAACTTCTCTTTCATGCAAAAAATACGGGAATCGAAACGATCAATATTTCGGAAAATGTGGTGTCAACATTTTACAAGCTTCCCAGAACCGCACATAAGGACCCCTTTGACCGGCTGATTATCTGGCAGGCAATCAATGAGAATATCACCATGATTTCAAAAGATGAAAAAATGCCTGAATATCAGAAATACGGTTTAAAAATATTGTGGAAATAA
- a CDS encoding ParM/StbA family protein encodes MNQLNMGLDIGYGQVKAYLEHPDNKIIKIFFPRIFAEAQGEAWKELRSADIYGIDGDRYILGEEALNYHKSIKTSDARDYVLHNSYWACFGKVLVDGGIYTGNNEPIRIKRLVTGIAPGHFDRQIIRDMKHKIRNGVEITWNNHFIKFSAEKVIILPQGAGTFFEAILTDDGTQIEPGTDKLLHGILDFGHRTIDYVLFDGKEFISDPHGLSEDSGVHVILNKLLEYTKNHYGYKGQNTEKFRPVLWGEKFLCKGQLIDLSGPLKNLAGKHIRQIEQDAKKRWETQLDDMYKIILCGGGAHLFSMIPDFLNENKTQIIIPADPGFSNATGFFRFAKMQERLEFLKSGKLKSDY; translated from the coding sequence TTGAACCAGTTAAACATGGGGCTGGACATTGGATACGGTCAGGTTAAAGCATACCTGGAACATCCTGATAATAAAATCATTAAAATCTTCTTTCCCAGAATTTTTGCCGAGGCTCAGGGCGAAGCATGGAAAGAACTTCGGAGCGCTGACATTTACGGAATAGATGGAGACCGCTATATCCTTGGAGAAGAAGCTCTGAACTATCATAAGAGCATTAAAACCAGTGATGCCCGTGATTATGTTTTGCACAACTCCTATTGGGCATGTTTCGGAAAGGTACTTGTTGATGGCGGAATTTACACAGGTAATAATGAACCAATACGTATCAAACGCCTGGTAACAGGCATTGCTCCGGGTCATTTTGACCGGCAGATTATCCGGGATATGAAACATAAAATTCGAAATGGTGTTGAAATCACATGGAATAACCATTTTATAAAGTTCTCGGCAGAAAAAGTAATCATCCTGCCCCAGGGAGCCGGAACCTTTTTTGAAGCCATACTAACAGATGATGGCACTCAAATAGAACCCGGAACAGACAAGTTATTGCATGGAATTCTGGATTTTGGTCATCGAACAATTGATTACGTTCTTTTTGACGGCAAGGAGTTCATTTCTGATCCTCATGGACTGTCCGAAGATTCAGGGGTACATGTGATCTTGAATAAACTACTTGAATATACAAAAAATCATTATGGTTACAAGGGCCAGAATACTGAAAAGTTCAGACCAGTACTTTGGGGTGAAAAGTTTCTGTGCAAAGGTCAGTTGATCGACCTGTCAGGGCCATTAAAAAACCTGGCCGGAAAACATATCCGCCAGATTGAGCAGGATGCAAAAAAACGTTGGGAAACCCAGTTGGATGATATGTATAAAATCATACTGTGCGGTGGTGGTGCTCATCTTTTTTCAATGATTCCTGATTTTCTCAATGAAAATAAAACCCAGATCATAATCCCTGCTGACCCTGGTTTTTCAAATGCCACTGGATTTTTCAGGTTCGCAAAAATGCAGGAACGTCTTGAGTTTTTGAAGTCAGGCAAATTAAAATCTGACTATTAA
- a CDS encoding integrase domain-containing protein — protein MGKRDDPLIRGAKIAIKTSDNGSFKTQHNHIKEARRFVITLRELGYGVKKWSNISNKHVGAVVNHWKIKELAPATIKEYLSGVRTVCRLYGNNCIHDKNNEFGVENRTYVTNQDKSVPQEVYENVVSDLKSSADIDKHRVAAQLQLERELGLRTEEACKFNPERAVFVFSDGRVFIQHGTKGGRERFINEISDKAGYAINYVKTVIDGNNLIPGHMTEKQWSGKYYRTIRAHGISKAACGASGHGCRHAYAQERYAKMTGFQPPCKFESRKDFKSNAEQIAGENWHTLDRDARQVLKAELGHGPDRDDVVSQYLGSV, from the coding sequence ATGGGAAAACGAGATGACCCATTAATCAGAGGAGCTAAAATTGCTATAAAAACAAGTGATAACGGATCATTTAAAACACAGCACAACCATATTAAAGAAGCCAGACGTTTTGTCATAACTCTGCGAGAGCTTGGATACGGGGTTAAGAAATGGAGCAATATCAGCAATAAACATGTAGGAGCCGTTGTTAACCATTGGAAAATAAAGGAACTGGCTCCGGCAACCATCAAGGAATATCTTTCCGGAGTCCGCACCGTGTGCCGACTTTACGGAAATAACTGCATCCACGATAAAAATAATGAATTCGGAGTTGAAAACCGGACATATGTAACAAATCAAGACAAATCCGTACCACAGGAAGTTTACGAGAATGTAGTGTCAGACCTGAAATCCAGCGCTGACATTGATAAACACCGGGTAGCAGCCCAGCTTCAGCTTGAGCGGGAATTGGGTTTGAGAACAGAGGAAGCCTGTAAATTCAACCCTGAACGTGCTGTATTTGTATTCAGTGATGGCCGGGTATTTATCCAGCACGGCACAAAGGGCGGGCGTGAGCGTTTTATCAATGAAATATCAGATAAAGCCGGATATGCCATAAACTATGTAAAAACAGTCATTGACGGAAATAACCTGATCCCCGGACATATGACAGAAAAGCAGTGGTCAGGTAAATATTACAGAACAATCCGGGCACATGGTATCAGCAAGGCAGCCTGCGGTGCATCCGGTCATGGATGCCGTCACGCATACGCACAGGAGCGGTATGCAAAAATGACAGGCTTTCAGCCACCCTGTAAATTTGAATCCAGAAAGGATTTTAAAAGCAATGCAGAGCAGATTGCAGGGGAAAACTGGCACACGCTTGACAGGGATGCACGCCAGGTACTCAAAGCCGAACTGGGCCACGGCCCGGACAGAGATGATGTTGTGAGCCAGTATCTCGGCTCAGTATAA
- a CDS encoding RHS repeat-associated core domain-containing protein, with protein sequence MKQNKRCFLYFFFVFAIVSLCLLNPSTYAGDCSRLALFDRDIIHASGTGPNFSHTWGLINRSGCSFANYSIGNPEMFIDTGSGLVPYSGSISNPVYSGFTLEPNGGTASVSASFNFSLPETPQNAIFRIYFDVIDDSGNSMPYISTTAPGYGRLFTDIGRSIGACFAPPPAVNYANQANFGNGTVGVQVDVTNEIGPPDVEIDDNEQDSVESSDGGYVSEGPTGAAFCRNTVIVPGGCNLTALLSYLYRTNRSAFFGVFSKLNPCSGFQGYIGDPVNLAIGNFIQQESDGVVAGLGGTTIKMERTYNSQAVLWTPASMRRYFPDSSYEVVAEPPQYFGKGWTSVFGEYLLQIDMAPVFKGVQILYSDGHTANFREDGDGKYVSDSPANFDVITKQGSEYVLKKNGCNCSLESKRYNSDGKLIALSDKNGNEIRLVYAGDNLAYVENASGRRIEFDVDGEGRITKAMLPEGITLVYEYSDDMLTAFINGRGLRTEYKYDNMGQMTEIITPKGHSSVKNTYDDEFRVVHQSVWETEEYTFEYKDKMTRVTDSYGHTYTHHYDDAFRLVQIDDPEGNSELYEYDQDSNKTYYMDQAGAEWKWTYDEKGNRLTADGPLGWHRLWEYNEKNQVTRMAEQVDADSLRETRFEYDSKGNLIKFCNALGDCGYVVYDSFGLPVELTDFSGNKTVHVYDSEGDLVSVADAVNAITRFDHDGLGRTVTMKKPMGSTYSYTFDKNSNLTDVNGPIDWHISFVFDENDLLSVKTDPNGGTIKYEYNLSDRVQKVNNQLDFNVASYTYGLMNELAGFTDAEGRSWSYEYDPLLRVNHVAGPLDTHFKYAYNPVGRIVDLTDANGVVTHTEYDDLYRPVSVIRNYRPGLEPNSDTNVTNSFEYDLVGSVLKSVDPEGFVTKFVYDLMGRRTYKQDAENYEWTYEYDPMGNLTKVLNPRGFETIYKFTPVYRLQESVNQEGHAAIFNYNADGLLTDKTDPNKIVTHFEYDELGRLVMKSRNYLPGAAGTSEINVRTGFAYDLAGNLRFLKNPKDYQAEFVYDAAHRRTNLFDFESGQAKFAYDKVNNLLSVIDAEGNPVNNVYDDLNRLISVTNAENETKRFDYDKMGNRTNLIEADGTVTLYEYDYIYRLNAVTQNYRPEMGQNNDTNALTQYAYDARGLLTQFINANNAATSFAFNKVGRMVQEIDPLNNVWKFTYDGMGNRTTRKDANGDLTEYDYYPDDMLREIRYTNNQSVTYMYDPNNNRINMTDWLGITSWNYDPLNRVSSQGDAFNRGLFYKYDAASNRTGITYPDGNQVDYTYSPNNWMASAIDPKGGIIEYTRDKVGNILHIANPNLTETDIAYDRVYRTLTMENRQDKGQGINSAFTYTYNVLGHVTQAVKQYGWRNPGVVTETYDYDGLHRLVGAVIDPIKNNGETEVMSYEYDPVGNRMKWESSSGLTTSTLTDGFTKNYTYNAANQLLTVNTDSVKKNKNINLLDSYTYDANGNRINRISVDENDKNALIQGMDYAFDPENRLIQALEYQLGGKKQKVRTDRGVTDLEYDGGGRRLVKHYDPKSNDAQGVDKEVQYVFDGLDPVAEYDMLNGQRDNYYRGANGWITTMHHFNSGSDGGMYWYHYNRKGDVAGLTKHNGNSAHNYRYDPYGGVVPETGNFTDPHNHYTLTGKEFDENTGLVWFGARHYDPEVGVWLTQDSYRGVINKAQSLNRYMYVYDNPVNLLDLYGYATLVYIRNMDLLIVILTTGESYTINATSGNEKYSSIPLGKWEIKVEDLSDPGLLRDLARNNPINGGDWGDWRVPLRPLFDSDEFDSEEDKEKYFIHGGIFPGSAGCIDVGGSILPTFNIFQPFIPQYGFGNLITNKLKDDLLNDPESTLHVIELPKEKQYPEAMLYPSDPGYEEIQKLPGYTMVG encoded by the coding sequence ATGAAACAAAATAAACGCTGTTTTCTTTATTTTTTCTTTGTTTTTGCTATTGTCAGTTTGTGTCTGCTTAATCCGAGTACTTATGCCGGAGATTGCTCAAGATTGGCCCTTTTTGACCGTGATATCATTCACGCTTCAGGTACCGGACCGAATTTTTCCCATACCTGGGGATTGATTAACAGATCTGGTTGCAGTTTTGCTAATTACTCTATTGGCAACCCTGAAATGTTTATAGATACTGGTTCCGGTCTTGTACCGTATTCCGGGTCAATATCCAATCCTGTTTATTCCGGTTTTACCCTTGAACCCAACGGCGGCACTGCCTCTGTTTCCGCCAGTTTCAACTTTAGTCTTCCTGAAACTCCACAAAATGCTATTTTCAGAATCTATTTTGATGTGATTGATGATTCAGGCAATTCTATGCCCTATATCAGCACTACTGCCCCTGGCTACGGCAGGTTGTTTACTGATATTGGCCGGAGTATCGGAGCATGTTTTGCTCCTCCACCTGCTGTAAATTATGCTAATCAAGCTAATTTCGGTAATGGTACAGTTGGTGTTCAAGTTGATGTTACCAATGAAATCGGGCCTCCTGATGTTGAAATTGATGATAATGAACAGGATAGTGTTGAATCTTCTGACGGTGGTTATGTTTCCGAAGGACCTACCGGGGCTGCTTTTTGCAGGAATACTGTTATTGTTCCGGGCGGCTGTAATTTAACTGCTCTTTTATCTTATCTTTACCGCACTAACAGGTCTGCATTTTTCGGTGTTTTTTCCAAACTGAATCCATGCAGCGGTTTTCAGGGGTATATTGGTGATCCTGTTAATCTGGCTATTGGTAACTTTATCCAGCAGGAATCTGACGGCGTTGTTGCAGGTCTTGGAGGCACAACTATTAAAATGGAGCGCACCTATAATTCCCAGGCTGTTTTATGGACTCCGGCTTCCATGCGCCGGTATTTTCCTGACAGTTCTTATGAGGTTGTTGCTGAACCGCCTCAATATTTTGGAAAAGGCTGGACATCGGTTTTCGGAGAATACCTGCTGCAAATTGACATGGCTCCAGTGTTCAAAGGAGTTCAGATTCTTTATTCTGACGGACATACCGCTAATTTCAGAGAAGACGGAGATGGCAAATATGTGTCTGATTCCCCTGCAAATTTTGATGTTATTACCAAACAGGGCAGCGAGTATGTTTTAAAGAAAAACGGGTGCAACTGCTCCCTGGAGTCCAAGCGCTATAATTCTGATGGTAAATTGATTGCTCTTTCAGATAAAAACGGCAATGAAATCAGGCTTGTTTATGCCGGAGATAATCTGGCTTATGTGGAAAATGCAAGCGGGAGAAGGATTGAGTTTGATGTTGACGGCGAAGGGCGAATAACTAAAGCCATGCTGCCTGAAGGCATTACCCTGGTTTATGAATACTCTGATGATATGCTTACAGCTTTTATCAATGGCCGGGGTCTGCGTACTGAATATAAATATGATAACATGGGGCAGATGACTGAAATTATTACTCCTAAAGGTCATTCTTCTGTGAAAAATACCTATGATGACGAGTTCAGGGTTGTTCATCAGTCTGTTTGGGAAACCGAAGAATACACCTTTGAATATAAAGATAAAATGACCCGTGTTACTGATTCTTACGGTCATACTTATACCCATCATTATGATGATGCTTTCAGGCTGGTGCAGATTGATGATCCTGAAGGGAATTCGGAATTATACGAATATGACCAGGACAGCAACAAGACTTATTATATGGATCAGGCCGGAGCTGAGTGGAAATGGACTTATGATGAAAAAGGCAACCGTCTGACAGCAGACGGACCTCTGGGCTGGCATAGGCTATGGGAGTATAATGAAAAAAATCAGGTAACGCGCATGGCTGAACAGGTTGATGCCGATTCTCTCAGGGAAACCCGATTTGAATATGACAGCAAAGGCAATCTTATAAAGTTCTGCAATGCTCTTGGAGACTGCGGCTATGTTGTGTATGACAGTTTTGGTCTGCCTGTTGAACTTACTGATTTTTCAGGTAACAAAACCGTTCATGTCTATGACTCCGAAGGTGATCTTGTTTCTGTTGCTGATGCTGTCAATGCAATCACCCGGTTTGACCATGACGGACTGGGCAGAACTGTTACCATGAAAAAGCCTATGGGAAGCACTTATTCCTATACCTTTGATAAAAACAGCAATCTTACGGATGTTAACGGGCCTATTGACTGGCATATTTCCTTTGTTTTTGATGAAAATGATCTTCTGAGCGTGAAAACCGATCCCAATGGCGGTACTATCAAATATGAATATAACCTGTCCGACCGTGTGCAAAAGGTGAACAATCAGTTAGATTTTAATGTTGCTTCTTACACTTACGGACTTATGAATGAGCTTGCAGGGTTTACAGATGCAGAAGGCAGGTCATGGTCTTATGAATATGACCCGCTTTTGCGTGTTAACCATGTAGCCGGGCCTCTGGATACTCATTTTAAATATGCCTATAATCCTGTGGGCAGGATTGTTGATTTAACAGATGCCAACGGGGTTGTTACCCATACTGAGTATGATGATTTGTATCGGCCTGTATCTGTTATCCGAAACTACCGCCCTGGACTGGAACCTAATTCCGACACCAATGTAACCAATTCATTTGAATACGACCTTGTGGGCAGTGTATTAAAATCCGTTGACCCTGAAGGATTTGTTACAAAGTTTGTTTATGATCTCATGGGGAGGCGCACTTATAAACAGGATGCAGAAAATTATGAATGGACATATGAGTATGACCCTATGGGCAATCTTACAAAAGTTCTCAATCCGAGGGGATTTGAAACAATTTATAAATTTACACCTGTTTATCGCCTGCAAGAGTCTGTAAATCAGGAAGGTCATGCAGCTATTTTTAATTACAATGCAGATGGACTTCTGACAGACAAGACCGATCCCAACAAGATTGTTACTCATTTTGAATATGACGAACTTGGCAGACTGGTTATGAAATCCCGTAATTATCTGCCTGGTGCGGCTGGAACAAGTGAAATAAATGTTAGAACCGGTTTTGCCTATGACCTGGCCGGAAATCTTAGATTTTTAAAAAATCCAAAAGATTATCAGGCAGAATTTGTATATGACGCTGCCCATCGGCGCACAAACCTGTTTGATTTTGAATCAGGACAGGCAAAATTTGCCTATGACAAGGTTAACAACCTGCTTTCCGTAATTGATGCTGAAGGCAATCCTGTTAACAATGTGTATGACGATCTTAACAGGCTTATCTCTGTTACCAATGCAGAAAATGAAACCAAAAGATTTGATTACGACAAAATGGGCAACCGCACCAATCTTATTGAAGCTGACGGAACCGTTACTCTGTATGAATATGATTATATCTACCGCCTTAATGCTGTTACCCAGAATTACAGACCGGAAATGGGGCAGAATAACGATACCAACGCACTCACCCAATATGCTTATGATGCAAGAGGTTTGCTTACTCAGTTCATTAATGCCAATAATGCAGCCACTTCCTTTGCATTCAACAAGGTTGGCCGGATGGTGCAGGAAATTGATCCCCTGAACAATGTCTGGAAATTTACCTATGACGGCATGGGTAACAGGACAACCCGGAAAGATGCCAACGGTGATCTGACCGAATATGATTATTATCCTGATGATATGCTCCGGGAAATCCGTTATACCAACAATCAGTCTGTTACCTATATGTATGACCCCAATAATAACCGGATAAATATGACTGACTGGCTGGGAATAACATCATGGAACTATGACCCCTTAAACCGGGTTTCTTCCCAGGGAGATGCTTTTAACAGGGGCCTGTTTTATAAATATGATGCAGCATCAAACCGTACTGGTATTACATATCCTGACGGAAACCAGGTTGATTACACCTATTCACCGAATAACTGGATGGCATCAGCCATTGACCCCAAAGGCGGGATTATTGAATATACCAGGGATAAGGTGGGAAATATCCTCCATATTGCAAATCCAAATTTGACAGAGACTGATATTGCCTATGACCGGGTTTACCGGACTTTAACTATGGAAAACCGCCAGGACAAGGGCCAGGGCATTAACAGTGCTTTTACCTATACTTACAATGTTCTGGGCCATGTAACACAGGCTGTCAAACAATACGGATGGCGCAATCCTGGAGTTGTTACAGAGACTTATGATTATGACGGTCTGCACAGGCTGGTCGGTGCGGTCATTGATCCCATTAAGAATAATGGTGAAACAGAGGTCATGTCCTATGAATATGACCCGGTGGGCAACCGCATGAAATGGGAATCTTCATCCGGTTTGACCACTTCAACCCTTACGGACGGGTTTACAAAGAACTATACCTATAATGCTGCAAACCAGTTGCTTACAGTCAACACTGATTCGGTTAAAAAGAACAAGAATATCAATCTGCTTGATAGCTATACCTATGACGCAAACGGAAACCGGATTAACAGGATAAGTGTTGATGAAAATGATAAAAATGCGCTGATTCAAGGTATGGATTACGCATTTGACCCGGAAAACAGATTAATTCAGGCGCTGGAATATCAGCTTGGAGGAAAAAAGCAAAAGGTTCGCACTGACCGTGGTGTTACAGACCTGGAATATGACGGCGGCGGACGGAGACTGGTCAAGCATTATGATCCAAAATCCAATGATGCACAGGGTGTGGACAAGGAAGTTCAGTATGTGTTTGACGGGCTTGATCCTGTGGCGGAATATGATATGCTCAACGGGCAGAGAGATAATTATTACCGGGGCGCAAATGGATGGATTACCACCATGCACCATTTTAACAGCGGTTCCGATGGTGGCATGTACTGGTATCATTATAACCGTAAGGGTGATGTTGCGGGTTTGACCAAGCATAACGGGAATTCTGCCCATAATTACCGGTATGATCCTTATGGGGGTGTGGTTCCTGAAACCGGGAATTTTACTGATCCGCATAATCATTATACGCTTACCGGGAAGGAGTTTGATGAGAATACCGGGTTGGTTTGGTTTGGGGCGAGGCATTATGACCCGGAGGTTGGGGTTTGGTTGACGCAGGATAGTTATCGGGGAGTAATAAATAAAGCCCAAAGTTTAAATCGTTATATGTATGTTTATGACAATCCTGTTAATCTATTGGATTTGTATGGATATGCAACTTTAGTTTACATACGCAATATGGATTTATTAATCGTAATTCTTACCACTGGTGAATCTTACACTATAAATGCAACTTCAGGAAATGAAAAATATTCTTCAATTCCATTGGGTAAATGGGAAATAAAGGTAGAAGACCTATCTGATCCAGGCCTTTTAAGAGATCTTGCCAGAAATAATCCAATTAATGGTGGGGACTGGGGAGATTGGAGAGTACCATTAAGACCATTATTCGACTCAGATGAGTTTGATTCTGAGGAGGATAAGGAAAAATATTTTATTCATGGAGGTATTTTTCCTGGTAGTGCCGGTTGTATAGATGTAGGAGGTTCGATACTTCCTACTTTTAATATATTTCAGCCATTTATACCCCAATATGGATTTGGTAACTTAATTACAAATAAGTTAAAAGATGACTTGCTTAACGACCCCGAAAGCACCTTGCATGTAATTGAATTACCTAAAGAAAAGCAATATCCTGAGGCTATGCTTTATCCAAGCGATCCTGGATATGAAGAAATTCAAAAATTACCAGGATACACTATGGTGGGTTAA